The Drosophila bipectinata strain 14024-0381.07 chromosome 3L, DbipHiC1v2, whole genome shotgun sequence region GTGATCTCGTGCTTCAAGAGTATTGTGTTTGCTTCAAATTCCATCTTCAGCTTTTCTGTAAAATAAACACACAATTcgagaaaaatagaaaaatattaattaaaaaatataaatttaccATTGGCCTTTTCTTCAAGTTTGTTTGGGGCATTCCTTTCCTCTTCCAACTTTCGTTCAACGACCTAGTAAGGAATTCGGATTATTAAACTGCTTTTCTCCAAATGTGGTTAGTCTTACCGCCTTAGCTTCTGTCTCATAGTTCAGCTTGTTTATATGATATTTAAGCTTTGATTCCAAGTGACTAATTTCCGTTTTGTACTTCTCGCACTCCCTCTGATATTTCCTTACTTCGTTGCACtgataaaaaatgaaaagattaGAATCAAACCACATAGGAAACCCTCACACCCACCTTTTCGTCGATGATATACGTCATACGTGACTTTTCTTCATTTACAGCCACAAATTTTGTGGATATGTTCTTAACCTCTTTTTTGGCCTCCGCCAACTGCTTTTCCACCGCCTCCTTTTCCTTCTTGGCATCGATGAGAAGCTTCTCCTTCATGGCAAATTTTATTACGGTGGACTCTTTCTCCTTGTTGGCCATGTCCATTTCCTTGCGCGCCGCCTGCTTCTCCTTATCTAGTATGGCATTTTCCCTTTGGATAAGGGTAATCATATTGTCCTTTTGGAGATTGGATGTACGTAATTGATCCAACTGTTGTTCAAAGCTGCGGCGTTGCTCCTCCAACTGAGCCAGGCAGTGAACGTGGGAGAGTATATCATTCTGCGGGGGTTTTGATTGATTGGCTTCCAGCTCCAACTCAAGTTCCACCTCCTGCTCCTTCTCTTGCGTCTGTAGGTCCTTAAATCGCACAGTCAGTTCAGCAGCCACTCCTTCCTCGATGGGCAGCTGATCCAGAACGGCAGCTTTTAGATCCTCCACCAATTTGACCTCATTATGGACTTCGGGTACATCGCTCTGGATTTCACTTTTTCCGTTGGTCTTTTCCATCTGGAGATCCAGTAAAGCCACATCCACGTCGCTCGTTTTTTCCGCTGCATCGTTGGTTTCCTGTCCTGAATCCACTTTTTTCTCCTTCTCTGGACTCACCGCCTCAGCCGGCTGAGTCGCCTGGGCTGTTTCCATTGTTATCTGCGACTAAATTGTCATTTAAATTCCTTAATAAAGAATTCGCTTTGTTTTTGCGAAAAACAAAGCAGATGTTTATTGATACCCTAAAAATACCGAAAAGGTAAGACAGATGGTATTTATCGCGACGCCAAAAAGAGAgctatagttttttttttaccaaatttTTGGATATGAAATTGCAGcaaagttttccttttttaataataatgtaaTTCTATTAATGTAAAtgcatttaattagttttctaaacggatatttaaaaaaatatttagcaaTCGCAATCATTATTGTTATGGGCAAAGATGAAGGTCACACTATCCAAACAGCTGTTCTGCAATGTGCATTTGCTgcgtttgtttacattttaatctattttgatttgaattttaaaatggtCTGTGCTCTGGGAATTGAAGGCAGTGCCAATAAAATTGGCATTGGCATAATAAAGGATGGCGAGGTTTTGGCCAATGTGAGAAGAACCTACATTACACCACCAGGAGaaggtttttataaaataatacaaactACCGGCTACTTGATTTAATGAAATCATTAAAATCAACAGGTTTTCTGCCGAAGGAAACAGCCAAACACCATCGAGAAGCAATTTTAGGCCTAGTACAGTCCAGTTTAAAAGAAGCCAAGCTTCAACCCGCGGATTTAGATGTTATATGCTACACCAAGGGCCCTGGGATGGCGCCTCCTCTGCTAGTAGGGGCCATTGTGGCCCGCACCTTGTCCCTCCTTTGGGAGAAGCCGCTCCTGGGCGTTAATCACTGCATCGGCCACATCGAGATGGGTCGCCTTATTACCGGTGCCCAGAACCCCATTGTTCTTTACGTGAGTGGCGGCAACACCCAAGTTATAGCTTACTCCAACCAAAGATATCGCATCTTTGGAGAGACCATTGACATTGCTGTGGGCAACTGCCTGGATCGATTTGCGCGCATCATTAAGCTCTCAAACGATCCCAGTCCCGGCTACAACATAGAACAGCTAGCCAAGAAGAGCAAGAGATACATCAAGCTGCCCT contains the following coding sequences:
- the Tcs3 gene encoding probable tRNA N6-adenosine threonylcarbamoyltransferase, whose translation is MVCALGIEGSANKIGIGIIKDGEVLANVRRTYITPPGEGFLPKETAKHHREAILGLVQSSLKEAKLQPADLDVICYTKGPGMAPPLLVGAIVARTLSLLWEKPLLGVNHCIGHIEMGRLITGAQNPIVLYVSGGNTQVIAYSNQRYRIFGETIDIAVGNCLDRFARIIKLSNDPSPGYNIEQLAKKSKRYIKLPYVVKGMDVSFSGILSYIEDLAEPGKRQNKRKRQQEEEVIDYSQADLCYSLQETIFAMLVEITERAMAHCGSNEVLIVGGVGCNERLQEMMRIMCEERGGKLFATDERYCIDNGLMIAHAGAEMFRSGTRMPLEEAFVTQRFRTDEVLVSWRED